DNA from Dromaius novaehollandiae isolate bDroNov1 chromosome 12, bDroNov1.hap1, whole genome shotgun sequence:
tgctgctagcggGGCTCGGCACCTTCTGCACGGTCCGGGAGCCACTGCGCCCTGGCAAAGACAACGTGGTGACAGTTCGAAGGcctgtgttccagctggaaatggacatggtctggctgcagaggctccagcgtcccaaagtgactctgcctggtgagttggcagcggccaccctctgcttccccttgccacatcacctgtggggcagggggtggctgctccctgctctttgggaggggcaggcagaagtaGCGATGTCCAGCTCCATCGCCCCGCAGAGAGCTCTTTCCGAGAAGGACCTTTTCTCTAGGCGTTTGTACTACAGAATAGTGCTTGCACACagtcaggctctctctctctttttgaactgCCCTAACAACTGCCTCCGTGCCACTCGCCTCTCTTGATGGCCCAACAATGGAAAGttggcctgctgtggcagtggtgttGTTCCTCTCCCGTGTAGACAACGTGAAGATCAAGCCGCTGAAGTACCGGCAGCTGTCCCTGGCCACCTCCTTCTCGAGGCGCGTGGTGGAAGACTGCGTGCAAGAGACCATCCGCTTGTTCTCTGCGCACGTGCGCAACAAAGAGAAGGTCGCCTTTGCCTTCAGGGACGTCGGCGTTCTGACTTGCCAGGAAGACAAAGTGCACATGAGCTTTTATGCCCGCTGCACCCGGTGGCTGGCGGACCCCTGCAGTGTAAGTTGCTCCGCTTTCCCTGCGATTTCTTTGGGAATCCTATGGAAGGACGAGCGACCTGATGTGTGTTGGCCAGCCGGGACGTGGCAGCCTACTGAAACGCCTTCCCCAGTGCTTGcccccacagccttctccaggagcaaagagagcgagcgcctcctgagtttcttgccccttgcccctacagaaagcctggcagtgttatcagccgagctctgttctttgctgtgcagcttctccgcaCCGGCATGAGGGGCTAATGTTCTCGGCAGAGAGCTTAGAGGAGGCTTTGGAGAGGCGGCCTCCTCTTGTGGCAGGAgaatgctctgctgccttcagcagcaaggcgagagctgccttggaagcctcccaatgggtctgtgttacattgcagagactgcctacgatagatctctccatctccggcacacctgctgccctggggacccggcctagccctctgcatgtgttcccgaggtgagtgcctttcctttgcagcccttgGCTAACCGAGCAGGCGGCTTCCCGGCTGCTGCTCGGCACCGTGCACCGCCAGGGCTTGACACTCAGCATGGAGTTGGGAATAACTCACACAGTGACCGGTTCCCGCTTCACTAAAGCTCACTTTGGGCTTCTCACACGTGTCTTTGCCTGGAGTGAGCGGGAACCGTGACTgcgtttctcatgcccagcctgccctccttcccatcagagagcagggactgcacacagagaggcatttaggctacgccttctgtcttttgggggagagtgccaaaaaccagctcccaaagagctgtgcacggacacagaggag
Protein-coding regions in this window:
- the LOC135329606 gene encoding coiled-coil domain-containing protein 81-like, with amino-acid sequence MEGCWTETISPEQSSLFPTLLQLSTEEIIAIWDAVSNYILEELMQDKCPLHVSSREGTEQRSHAPTNSTFSLAKSLPGGPLCLCCVQGVLLAGLGTFCTVREPLRPGKDNVVTVRRPVFQLEMDMVWLQRLQRPKVTLPDNVKIKPLKYRQLSLATSFSRRVVEDCVQETIRLFSAHVRNKEKVAFAFRDVGVLTCQEDKVHMSFYARCTRWLADPCSLLRTGMRG